In the genome of Candoia aspera isolate rCanAsp1 chromosome 1, rCanAsp1.hap2, whole genome shotgun sequence, one region contains:
- the MARCHF2 gene encoding E3 ubiquitin-protein ligase MARCHF2 isoform X1: MTTGDCCHLPGSLCDCPGSATLSKSVEDSDLGRPQYVTQVTAKDGRLLSTVIKALGTQSDGPICRICHEGGSGEGLLSPCDCTGTLGTVHKSCLEKWLSSSNTSYCELCHTEFVVERRPRPLTEWLRHPGPRNEKRTLFCDLACFLFITPLAAISGWLCLRGAQDHMQFNSHLEAIGLIALTIALFTIYVLWTLVSFRYHCQLYSEWRRTNQKVRLMIPDARNPSPVSHSLLSAKLLKKKADETTV; this comes from the exons ATGACAACAGGTGATTGCTGCCACCTCCCTGGCTCACTGTGTGACTGCCCAGGCAGTGCCACATTGTCCAAGTCAGTGGAAGATTCTGATCTCGGACGCCCACAGTATGTCACCCAGGTCACCGCCAAGGATGGGCGACTGCTCTCTACAGTGATCAAAGCCCTGGGCACGCAGAG CGATGGTCCAATCTGTCGAATCTGCCATGAAGGTGGAAGCGGGGAGGGCCTGCTTTCACCCTGCGACTGCACGGGCACGTTGGGGACCGTCCACAAAAGCTGTCTGGAAAAGTGGCTGTCTTCATCCAACACCAGCTACTGCGAACTTTGCCACACGGAGTTTGTTGTGGAAAGGCGGCCCAGGCCCCTGACGGAG TGGCTCAGGCATCCCGGACCACGCAACGAGAAGCGGACGCTGTTCTGCGACCTGGCATGCTTCCTCTTCATCACCCCGCTGGCAGCCATCTCGGGCTGGCTGTGCCTCCGGGGCGCCCAGGATCACATGCAGTTCAACAGCCACCTGGAGGCCATCGGCCTCATTGCCTTGACCATCGCACTTTTCACCATCTACGTCCTCTGGACACTG GTGTCGTTCCGCTACCACTGCCAGCTCTATTCTGAGTGGCGAAGGACCAATCAGAAAGTCCGGCTGATGATCCCTGATGCGAGGAACCCGTCCCCTGTCTCCCACTCCCTGCTCTCTGCTAAGCTGTTGAAGAAGAAGGCTGATGAGACTACCGTATGA
- the MARCHF2 gene encoding E3 ubiquitin-protein ligase MARCHF2 isoform X2 has translation MTTGDCCHLPGSLCDCPGSATLSKSVEDSDLGRPQYVTQVTAKDGRLLSTVIKALGTQSDGPICRICHEGGSGEGLLSPCDCTGTLGTVHKSCLEKWLSSSNTSYCELCHTEFVVERRPRPLTEVSFRYHCQLYSEWRRTNQKVRLMIPDARNPSPVSHSLLSAKLLKKKADETTV, from the exons ATGACAACAGGTGATTGCTGCCACCTCCCTGGCTCACTGTGTGACTGCCCAGGCAGTGCCACATTGTCCAAGTCAGTGGAAGATTCTGATCTCGGACGCCCACAGTATGTCACCCAGGTCACCGCCAAGGATGGGCGACTGCTCTCTACAGTGATCAAAGCCCTGGGCACGCAGAG CGATGGTCCAATCTGTCGAATCTGCCATGAAGGTGGAAGCGGGGAGGGCCTGCTTTCACCCTGCGACTGCACGGGCACGTTGGGGACCGTCCACAAAAGCTGTCTGGAAAAGTGGCTGTCTTCATCCAACACCAGCTACTGCGAACTTTGCCACACGGAGTTTGTTGTGGAAAGGCGGCCCAGGCCCCTGACGGAG GTGTCGTTCCGCTACCACTGCCAGCTCTATTCTGAGTGGCGAAGGACCAATCAGAAAGTCCGGCTGATGATCCCTGATGCGAGGAACCCGTCCCCTGTCTCCCACTCCCTGCTCTCTGCTAAGCTGTTGAAGAAGAAGGCTGATGAGACTACCGTATGA